From a region of the Theobroma cacao cultivar B97-61/B2 chromosome 8, Criollo_cocoa_genome_V2, whole genome shotgun sequence genome:
- the LOC18591967 gene encoding F-box protein At3g12350, whose translation MANPEDPTDSSFSFSEFPEDIQLCILSFLSPSEIANFACTSKRFVSLFRNDAKLWFAMCQRRWGSKTQIKKWGGGNITYKHLYRTLTEWENLIGFWRLCSRPDFSGQCPRLIIFEWGPSFLSGSRVCPSKNSTYHVTKAPFLWMGISPDGQIVNFLDLEGQTEIPYGNFDSWLEFVCLDQNLVPVNVNFMGNDHFIVEENSTFWHRSKNKDGFRRSSSSTNLIEDSEEVIVVGAESGTPGSLPDRLVSEMYTHFANRTSPGGDRASRRPRKKEKERQARRKWEPEHFLKVVDCLPTADKPLQGLWKGVSGDMNLDFYLVKYDEIGGIICQRVGDLSSSYAPPVFWTSEPMFMESPFSLEEEHIYDDRIHLKPLAAEDRVHSQHAVTGIEMVSHILHINSSYNLTVPGLVGSTGLQRGEGRIWQYRNGTFGFGFLQDHFIIDLNHISHDGFLLDSMNLL comes from the exons ATGGCTAATCCCGAGGACCCAACTGACTCTTCCTTCTCCTTCTCTGAATTCCCAGAAGACATCCAGCTTTGCATTCTCTCCTTCCTGTCCCCATCGGAGATCGCCAATTTCGCTTGCACCTCTAAACGCTTCGTTTCGCTCTTTCGAAACGACGCTAAGCTCTGGTTCGCTATGTGCCAACGCCGGTGGGGCTCCAAGACCCAGATCAAGAAATGGGGCGGCGGCAATATCACCTACAAGCACCTTTACAGGACCCTAACCGAGTGGGAGAATCTTATCGGCTTCTGGCGCCTTTGCAGTCGACCTGACTTCTCCGGTCAATGTCCGCGGTTGATCATTTTCGAGTGGGGTCCATCGTTCCTTTCCGGTTCTAGGGTTTGTCCTTCCAAAAACAGCACCTATCATGTCACGAAAGCCCCGTTTTTGTGGATGGGGATATCCCCAGACGGTCAAATCGTAAATTTTCTCGATCTAGAAGGGCAAACTGAGATTCCATACGGGAATTTCGATAGTTGGTTGGAATTTGTCTGTTTGGACCAAAATCTTGTTCCAGTCAATGTCAATTTCATGGGTAACGATCATTTTATAGTTGAAGAAAATTCAACCTTTTGGCATAgaagtaaaaataaagatgGGTTTAGGAGGAGTTCAAGTTCAACGAATTTGATAGAAGACAGTGAGGAAGTTATTGTTGTAGGAGCTGAAAGTGGGACCCCCGGGAGCTTACCGGACCGGTTGGTATCGGAAATGTATACACATTTCGCGAATAGGACGAGTCCGGGTGGGGATAGAGCGTCGAGGAGGCCGaggaagaaggagaaggaaagGCAAGCGAGGCGGAAATGGGAGCCTGAGCATTTTCTTAAAGTTGTTGATTGCTTGCCTACTGCAGATAAGCCCTTGCAGGGTCTTTGGAAG GGAGTTTCTGGTGACATGAACTTGGATTTTTATCTTGTTAAATATGATGAAATTGGGGGCATAATCTGCCAGAGGGTTGGGGATTTGTCCTCCTCCTATGCTCCTCCAGTGTTTTGGACATCAGAACCAATGTTCATGGAGTCACCATTTTCTCTAGAGGAAGAACATATCTATGATGATCGCATACATCTTAAGCCACTTGCAGCTGAGGATCGAGTTCATAGTCAACATGCTGTGACAGGCATTGAGATGGTATCCCATATTCTGCATATCAACTCAAGCTACAATTTAACAGTTCCAGGCTTGGTAGGATCTACTGGTCTCCAGCGTGGAGAAGGAAGGATTTGGCAGTACAGGAATGGAACATTTGGATTTGGGTTTCTTCAGGACCATTTTATTATAGACTTGAACCATATCAGCCACGATGGTTTTCTTCTTGATTCAATGAATTTGTTATAA
- the LOC18591968 gene encoding LIM domain-containing protein WLIM1 translates to MAFAGTTQKCMACDKTVYLVDKLTADNRVYHKACFRCHHCKGTLKLGNYNSFEGVLYCRPHFDQLFKRTGSLDKSFEGTPKIAKPEKQADAEKPAATKASGMFAGTRDKCVGCKNTVYPTERVTVNGTPYHKSCFKCTHGGCVISPSNYVAHEGRLYCKHHHGQLIKEKGNLSQLEGEREKERVNATEVAAEF, encoded by the exons ATGGCATTTGCAGGAACAACCCAGAAATGCATGGCCTGTGACAAGACTGTCTATCTGGTTGATAAGTTAACTGCCGATAACCGGGTGTATCACAAGGCCTGTTTCAGGTGCCATCACTGCAAAGGAACTCTCAAG CTTGGCAACTACAATTCCTTCGAAGGAGTTTTGTACTGCAGGCCTCATTTCGATCAACTTTTCAAAAGAACTGGCAGTCTTGACAAAAGCTTCGAAG GTACACCAAAAATTGCAAAGCCTGAGAAACAAGCTGATGCTGAG AAACCTGCTGCAACTAAAGCGTCAGGCATGTTTGCTGGAACCCGAGATAAATGTGTTGGCTGTAAGAATACTGTGTATCCAACTGAGAGG GTTACGGTGAATGGAACTCCCTACCACAAGAGTTGTTTCAAATGCACACATGGAGGATGTGTGATCAGTCCATCCAATTATGTTGCACATGAAGGTCGACTTTACTGCAAACACCACCATGGTCAACTcatcaaggaaaaagggaACTTAAGCCAGCTTGAGGGCGAGCGTGAGAAGGAGAGAGTTAATGCAACAGAAGTTGCCGCTGAATTTTAA
- the LOC18591966 gene encoding exocyst complex component EXO70A1, giving the protein MAANEEDSTLFKLEFACSDLRTLLQSSVQMEKSLEEMERNFDFIDESLSTAAKRVAPLQSLAMAAKALETRINRAVSPALALLHSFKLSESLQNKLIELSNKLSTEKNPRKRLKKLLKYVECVDQLNAAINLISRDGEPMIQKLQEVVEFLSRTKAADQYRTQRLKETLITVKALYESEVDDMRFDGLLDEALLNLQDEFEIMLQKMKHQNIGEQQADKEADQTVVSDLGTDMEIQVVRRIAETLAANDCMDICIDIFVKVRYRRAAKALMRLNPDYLRTYTPEEIDEMEWESLETAISLWIQHFELALKTVFVSEKKLCKQVLGGLPEVLVWLECFVKIADKIMAVFFRFGEGVARSNKEPQKLFKLLEMFDSLEKLKVEFSEIFEGESGADICIRFRELEKLLVHASSKVFWEFGLQIEGTSDGFPPPQDGSVPKLVRYALNYLKHLTTETYSAYMAKVFRTEQVWKAGILSKSETDENLLQDAISNIMEALQRNIESKSSRYKDKILTHIFVMNTYWYIYMRSRNTELGKLLGDQYMKQKYKTVAEESAYMYQRQAWDPLVRLLEKEDLIEQDNDSRGTGALARGKMEAFFTCFDEISRRHRGGYNIPDADLRAQIREATVKLVVPVYSEFLNAHSSLLPVKSYVSPESLERLLAQVFNGTDPTGNGRLKRRDSNNRVPGRNSVSVEGEFRNPRRSRSNSIDV; this is encoded by the exons ATGGCAGCTAACGAAGAGGATTCAACGCTTTTCAAGCTGGAATTCGCGTGTTCGGATTTGAGAACACTCCTGCAATCATCAGTTCAAATGGAAAAAAGCCTGGAAGAGATGGAgaggaattttgattttatagatGAAAGTCTTTCAACAGCTGCCAAAAGAGTAGCTCCTTTGCAGTCCTTGGCTATGGCTGCTAAGGCTCTCGAGACCAGAATCAATAGAGCTGTCTCTCCGGCTCTTGCTCTCCTCCATAGTTTCAAGCTCTCTGAATCTCTCCAGAACAAGCTTATTGAACTCTCCAACAAACTATCCACTGAGAAAAACCCGAGAAAGAGGCTTAAAAAGCTGCTCAAATATGTTGAATGTGTTGATCAGCTTAATGCGGCCATTAACTTAATCAGTCGAGACGGTGAACCGATGATTCAGAAGCTTCAAGAGGTGGTGGAATTCTTGAGCAGGACAAAAGCCGCGGATCAATATCGAACACAGAGATTGAAGGAGACTTTAATCACAGTGAAAGCTTTATATGAATCTGAAGTTGATGACATGAGGTTTGATGGGTTGCTTGATGAGGCTTTACTAAACCTGCAGGACGAATTCGAGATTATGTTACAGAAAATGAAGCATCAAAATATAGGGGAGCAACAAGCAGATAAAGAAGCTGATCAGACGGTGGTTTCTGACCTTGGCACGGACATGGAGATCCAAGTTGTCAGGCGAATTGCAGAAACCCTGGCTGCCAATGATTGTATGGATATCTGTATTGATATCTTCGTTAAG GTAAGATACAGAAGAGCAGCAAAAGCGTTGATGCGATTAAACCCTGATTACTTAAGAACATACACTCCGGaagaaattgatgaaatgGAGTGGGAGAGCCTGGAGACAGCAATTTCTCTCTGGATCCAGCATTTTGAACTCGCACTTAAAACAGTGTTTGTATCAGAAAAAAAACTTTGCAAACAAGTTTTGGGAGGACTTCCGGAAGTGCTTGTGTGGCTAGAGTGCTTTGTTAAGATTGCAGATAAAATCATGGCCGTTTTTTTCCGATTTGGGGAAGGCGTTGCAAGGAGTAACAAAGAACCACAGAAATTGTTCAAGCTCTTAGAAATGTTCGACTCCTTAGAGAAGCTGAAAGTCGAATTTTCAGAGATTTTTGAAGGTGAATCAGGAGCTGATATTTGTATACGTTTTAGGGAACTTGAAAAGCTACTCGTGCATGCTTCAAGCAAAGTATTTTGGGAGTTTGGCCTCCAAATTGAAGGCACTTCCGATGGTTTCCCTCCACCGCAAGATGGTTCAGTCCCAAAACTAGTGAGATATGCTCTCAATTACCTTAAGCACCTGACCACGGAGACGTACAGTGCATACATGGCTAAAGTTTTTCGGACAGAACAAGTCTGGAAAGCTGGTATCTTATCAAAATCTGAAACTGATGAAAATTTACTCCAGGATGCCATCTCTAACATCATGGAAGCTCTTCAGAGAAACATCGAATCTAAAAGTTCACGTTACAAAGACAAAATTCTCACCCACATATTTGTCATGAACACCTACTGGTACATTTACATGAGAAGCAGAAATACAGAACTTGGGAAGCTTTTAGGAGATCAATACATGAAACAGAAATACAAGACGGTTGCTGAGGAGTCAGCTTACATGTATCAAAGGCAAGCGTGGGACCCTTTAGTAAGGTTGTTAGAGAAGGAAGATCTGATTGAGCAAGACAATGACAGCAGGGGAACGGGAGCTCTTGCAAGAGGTAAAATGGAAgcatttttcacttgttttgaTGAGATCTCACGAAGGCACAGAGGGGGTTACAACATTCCTGATGCTGATTTGAGAGCTCAAATAAGGGAAGCAACAGTGAAGCTGGTGGTTCCTGTTTACAGTGAATTCTTGAACGCACACTCAAGCTTGTTGCCTGTAAAATCTTATGTTAGTCCTGAATCCTTGGAAAGATTGCTGGCTCAGGTTTTTAATGGAACTGATCCAACGGGCAATGGGAGGCTGAAGCGCCGAGATTCCAATAATAGAGTTCCTGGGAGGAACTCGGTTTCTGTGGAGGGAGAGTTCAGGAATCCAAGGCGATCCAGATCAAATTCCATCGATGTATGA